The DNA segment GCTAAccttgatctctcttctgcTAGAAAACAAGCTTGTTCCCCTGCAGAATCACGGTGTCAAAACAATGTCAATAGGCTATCTGCTTCGTAAgtcctcccttctcttctctggCCTTTTCACCCACGCTCTCACAAGCGAGCCAGGCGAAATGTATGTATGGGACGAGGTGCTAATTTTTGTTGAGTGGATGTCGTAGCACCGAATCCAGCAAACGATTCACCTGTGGTATGGCGAGGAATGATGGTCATGAAAGCCGTCCAACAACTGCTTTTCGACGTCGACTGGACGAACAATAACGAAGATCTGGACGTGCTGGTCATTGATATGCCGCCTGGTACGGGGGACGTACAATTGAGTTTGGGTCAATTGGTCGATGTTGACGGTATGTCGAGTTTGATCATCTTATCATCTGATTTCACTGTCTTGCATTCAAGAGGCTTTCTCGTCCTGTCCTATCCTTTCCTGTTTTGCCGCTCTGGCAATAGTTATCCCTACCTCGTTAAGGCTAGGCAGCAGAAATTCCGTGTGCGAACTTGGCTGACTTCGATCCTGCTTATTGATATGTACGGACAGGCGCGGTGATCGTCTCGACTCCTCAGGATGTAGCTCTCATAGATGCTCGGAAGGGTGTAGGCATGTTCAACAAAGTATCCATACCTGTAAGTTTTACATGACTTGTATGTGGTGTGATAGCGGGTCGCTGATCTACCATGTATGCCCTTCTTGCGTGGTAATTTTACGCCATATCTAGATGATTGGCTTGTTGCTTAACATGTCTCATTTCACCTGCACAAGCTGTACGACCCCACACGAGTTATTCGGAAGTTCGGCGAACTTTGAGAAAGCCGCTGGGGAATTGGGTCTCGAGGTATTAGGTAAGTGCATTCATTCTGTCATATCTTTGGCATTTTATTCCTCAGCGACCAAGGCTTGCAGCTACGACGATGCTCGAGACTCAGTCAACGCAGTGACAGCTACAACAAAGCTGACAATTGGTGTGCTTTGATGATGGATCGTCAGGCAAATTACCACTTGTGCCTTCAATAAGTGATGGAGGGGATTCAGGTAGACCCATAACGGTGCAGAGTAACTCTGAAGGGGAGGAAGTGAGAGGGATTATGAAGGATGTCAGTGAGAAAGTCTGGAAATGGCTGGGTGGACGAGATACTTCAAGTTTGGGGACAAGGGGTTAGAAACACTCATGCATTTGGTGACAATGACGCAGAACGCAGCCATGATCTGATTTACTTTGATTTAGCATTTTTCGGGGAAGTTTGagagctgaagctgaagacagAGGAAGCTCATAGAAGGTCGATCGATTTCTCAGGGTGAAAAGACGCTGTCCCGCCTGGAATGCTCCGAATTATCAAAGTCCAGTTCACGTCTGTGCGCTTGTCTGGCATGGTTGATCAGTCGTGAGATGCGACTTCACGCGGGCGTCAATCGCCTTAATACGATCTCCAGCTCATGCTCAAGTGCAATCACGCTTCTCCCTGATGCTGTCCTGTCCCCGCCTGGTCCCACACATTTAACAGAAACACCGCGCCCCTGCTCATGCCCGTCAAGCGTGATGCAATTCGTCTTgtctcaaagtcaaaagtcTTGTCAAAGCAAAAATGTCATCACCGGAAACTACAAACCTAATCCAAAAGTTCCTGATATATAATTTGTATAGGTGTTTACTCCTTGGCGGCGGTAGCTCGGGTGTAGATCAATTGAGCGTGGTGGTGGACGACTCGCTTGATCTGACCTTCTTTTTCGAGGAAGGCAATGGCTCGTCGGGCGAGGGAACCGTTGATCTTCATTCGGTCGATAAGGACGGATTGGGAGATGAGCTTGTATGTGGGGACTTCCTTCAGGATTCGGTCGCtgcgagaaagaagaagattagTTTAGTCTTGTTGCGTGAAATAGGGGTCATCGCGGCAGATGTAACGCAGTGTCTGGTCATCATGATGAGAATTCAGATTCAACTTACTAGACGGCTTTGTCCAAGACGACGGCGTTGTTGGCCTTGTCCTTCACCTTACCCTTGGaccacttcttcttcttactgCAAAGTAGAAACATTCCGATCAGCATACGATCTCAGGCAGAGGTATGATATCCACTCCTTTCCCACTTCTATCGATGTCAGCAAATCCCGCCAACAGTGTTGATGATAAACTGATACAGTGGATTGGACCCAGGGATAAGACGCCGGATTCCGTTTTTCTCTTCCATGCCCTCTGATGTTTCATTCACCCTTCCATCCGATATCCAGGATCCTCCCATGTACAAAGACAGTCCACTTACCCGGCTTTGGAACCGGCCATGGCGGCAGCGGCCTTTTGGGcctttgacttgacttgaggAGGCATCTGTTTCGGTTCAGTGGTGACATATCGAATTGGTGAGGAATAAGAGAGTCGATCGGTATTTGGTGGATGGTGAATCGTATTCGATAATCGTGAGAGTAAGGGAAAAGCGGACGGGACAGCGAGAGGAAATAGGCGctatatcagctttgtcgaCCTTGGAATGCACTGGTCGATATCACTTACGATGTCTTTTGCTggctaagaagaagaaaagaccAAATTACATGTATCGATCAAGACTTAAATTGCAGTTGCACAATCGCACAACCATGCAGAGTGGTGTAAGCGGCAACCTGCGTAGTGTACCGTATGATGCGTACAGTGCGGACAGAGGTAAAGAGGGTGAGGTGAGGTTTTTTGACCGGAGTTTCGCGGTATTTGGGAGAAAAGGAATCAACCAAAGACGAGTGGCAGTTGGCACACCTTTGACACATGGCATCGGTGCAGGCTTAAACCCTGAATCCAAATGATGAATGGAGATGTCCGTCCGGTGGAGGTCGATTGGTGGGATTGCATTGActtatcgatgatgatgcacGGCACAGTCGGTGGCAACGAAGGAGCGTTCTCATGGCTGCAATATTCTGAGGACAGAAGCCAGAAGAGACTGTTCCTCCTATCCTACCTTGTTCGTTCATCAACGCGTATTGAAGAGACGTAGGGAAGGATGCTCAAACGACCTCGATCTGtgtctccttcttcggagtGCGGGGGGAACTTCGACAATGCCGGGTCTTTAAGTTCGAAACGCCCGAATACCTGGCGATCAAATGAGCATGGCGCGCAGGTCACTCAAAACGCCAAGAGGAGTGTAGCAGatctcttccctttccagGAGATATTCTTGAGGATACTGTCTTTCTTGTCGCCCAACGAATTAGCTAGTATTCAGTCGGTTGATAAGTATTGGGCTAAAATGAGCTTAGATCCACAAGTGAGTGTTTCTCATTGTTGCCCTCTTCCAGTCAACAAGGCATCAAGCCGATGATTCTTGTCTTCCCTCTTCGTAACAGAGCTGAACATCCCATGACTTGCAATCCTCATGTAGCTCTGGAAAAGACTGTATCTTGGTAAGTCTGCCAAAAACTACTGCGTACTGGCCTTAAAAGGTCATCCGGTACGTATGGATCAGCGAGTTCTGACAGATGAAAATACATAGCTCGATATCCGCACCCGCATCATTCAAGACTGATATATACAGATCCTCAGAGTTTGGAATCATCTGTGAATGACGCAAACGCCTTATCTTCGCCTAGAACGCCAAAATCGTTAAGACCTATCGCAAGATTACCATCCCGCGCATTTCCCCCTCCGTCACCGAGACGCTCGCCTGCCCTAGCAGAAGGTCAGCTTACCCCAAGATCTACTCCTAGTAGTCGGAAAGAAGGAACAGGCTACGCCACTCCGTTCTCCCAGAGATCGACTGAGCCTGATGTAGGGAAGCagaagggaagagaggtGGACGAGGTCAATTCTGAGGTTGGGCATGGTATCAGGAATGATGGTGTTGATTGGAAGTTGATGCTGCGGCTAGGTACGAATTGGCAGGTATCTCGTACTTCTCCTGAATGATCGCTTAGGTAAA comes from the Kwoniella dejecticola CBS 10117 chromosome 11, complete sequence genome and includes:
- a CDS encoding 40S ribosomal protein eS25, which codes for MPPQVKSKAQKAAAAMAGSKAGKKKKWSKGKVKDKANNAVVLDKAVYDRILKEVPTYKLISQSVLIDRMKINGSLARRAIAFLEKEGQIKRVVHHHAQLIYTRATAAKE